In Monodelphis domestica isolate mMonDom1 chromosome 4, mMonDom1.pri, whole genome shotgun sequence, one DNA window encodes the following:
- the SERPINH1 gene encoding serpin H1, with product MWPTQLLSALCLLAVAGAAEVKKPAAAGKSGEAKLSEKASTLAERSAGLAFNLYRVMAQDKGVENILLSPVVVASSLGLVSLGGKATTASQAKAVLSADKLRDDDVHTGLAELLASVSNNTARNVTWKLGSRLYGPSSVSFAEDFVQSSKKHYNYEHSKINFRDKRSALQSINEWASQTTDGKLPEVTKDVEKTDGALIVNAMFFKPHWDERFHHKMVDNRGFMVTRSYTVGVPMMHRTGLYNYYDDETEKLQMVEMPLAHKLSSLIIIMPHHVEPLERLEKLLTKEQLKTWLGKMKKRAVAISLPKGVVEVTHDLQKHLAGLGLTEAMDKNKADLSRMSGKKDLYLASVFHATAFEWDTEGNPFDQDIYGREELRSPKLFYADHPFIFLVQDAQSGSLLFIGRLVRPKGDKMRDEL from the exons ATGTGGCCAACACAGCTCCTGAGCGCCCTCTGCCTCCTGGCGGTGGCCGGGGCAGCCGAAGTCAAGAAGCCGGCCGCGGCGGGGAAGAGCGGGGAGGCGAAGCTGAGCGAGAAGGCCAGCACGCTGGCGGAGAGGAGCGCCGGTCTGGCCTTCAACCTCTACCGCGTCATGGCCCAGGACAAGGGGGTGGAGAACATCTTGCTGTCCCCGGTGGTCGTGGCCTCGTCCCTGGGACTGGTGTCTCTGGGCGGGAAGGCGACCACAGCCTCTCAGGCCAAGGCGGTGCTGAGCGCCGACAAGCTGCGCGACGACGACGTGCACACCGGCCTGGCCGAGCTCCTCGCATCCGTTAGCAACAACACCGCGCGCAACGTCACGTGGAAGCTGGGCAGCCGCCTGTATGGGCCCAGCTCGGTCAGCTTTGCGGAGGACTTCGTCCAGAGCAGCAAGAAACACTACAATTATGAGCACTCCAAGATCAACTTCCGGGACAAGCGGAGCGCCCTGCAGTCCATCAACGAATGGGCCTCCCAGACGACGGACGGCAAGCTGCCCGAGGTCACCAAGGACGTGGAGAAGACCGATGGCGCCCTCATCGTCAATGCCATGTTCTTCAAGC CCCACTGGGATGAAAGATTCCACCATAAAATGGTCGACAACCGAGGTTTCATGGTGACCCGCTCTTATACCGTTGGCGTGCCCATGATGCACCGCACAG GTCTCTACAACTACTATGATGATGAGACTGAAAAACTCCAGATGGTTGAGATGCCCTTAGCCCATAAGCTCTCAAGCCTCATCATCATTATGCCTCACCACGTGGAACCCCTGGAAAGGCTAGAAAAGCTCCTGACCAAAGAGCAGCTCAAGACCTGGCTGGGCAAGATGAAGAAGAGGGCTGTGGCCATCTCCCTGCCCAAGGGAGTCGTGGAGGTGACTCATGACCTCCAG AAGCACCTGGCCGGCTTGGGCCTCACGGAGGCCATGGACAAGAACAAGGCGGACCTGTCTCGGATGTCGGGCAAGAAGGACCTGTACCTGGCCAGTGTCTTCCATGCCACCGCCTTCGAGTGGGACACAGAGGGCAACCCCTTTGACCAGGACATCTACGGGCGGGAGGAGCTGCGGAGCCCCAAGCTCTTCTATGCTGACCACCCCTTCATCTTCCTGGTCCAGGACGCCCAGAGCGGCTCCCTGCTCTTCATTGGCCGCCTGGTCCGGCCCAAGGGCGACAAGATGCGAGATGAGCTCTAG